GATGCTACAAACTTCACGCATTGGGATGAAGTCGCATTATCGTGGAGTTTCGTTGATAATATTTCAAAAGTCTGGGAAAACACGAAGGAACCGTCATTCCCGAACTACGCATCAGGTTCAATGGGTCCCGATGCAGCAGACAAACTGCTTGAGCAAGACGGGTTCTTCTGGTGGCCATTCAATGACATCGACGTAGAAAATTGTTAAAATACAAAAATCCCGCCTGTTAACAGGCGGGATTTTTGTATTTGCACTGGTCAGCCTCCAAAAAAGAAATCAAGGATATTAGAGCCAGCAGATGCATTCTTATTATAGAACTCTGAGTATCCGCAATTCTTGCAGTAAACGACGGTGAATTGATTATTCTGGATATCAAACATCTTAGATAAGCCTGTTCCGGTCATTGCCACATCTTTCTGCCCTGCATCTCTGCTTCCGCATTTAATACAGCCATTTCCTTTCATGTAATCCATCTCCCTTTTTTAAGCTATATTACATTTACGCATCAAGCAATGTTTGGTTTCACTTTTTTCATCATTCTAACAGCTCACCTTACTCTCGTTAACGATGAGGGCAAGTTAATGCTCCTGGCCTACATAAAAATCACCGAAAAAGGATAACTTATGTTTGTTCTATTACAGACTAGAGGTGGCAGCATGGAGTGGTTTGGTCATAGCAATAAAGCTTTTACCTTTGACATGTTTTCTTTGAGTCATTTTGTGACTCTGACTATCTTTTTTTTCATTAGCACTTTCATTTTCATTCATCGAAAGAAATTAAGTGATAAGCGATGGAGGAAAGCCGAGCTGGCCACAGCCCTATCATTAATATTGATCGAGATCACCAACCATCTTTGGATGTACAAGCATGCTGTCTGGAAATTTGGACGGTCAATGCCGCTGGAATTATGCAATATCGGGCTTTTGCTCGCGATCGGTTTATTACTGACCAGGAAAAAAATACTGTTTGAGCTTTTATTTTTCATTGCTTTATTAGGGGCAACACAAGCTATAATAACACCTGCATTAACCTATGATTTTCCCCACTTCCGATTTTTCCACTTTTTCTATGCCCATATGATGATTGTTTGGGTGACTCTGTATTTTTTATGGGCTAAAGGTTTTTATCCTACTTTCAGTTCAGTCATAAAAGTAGTTCTCTTTATAAACCTGCTGCTGCCAGCTATCCTGTTCATTAATAAGACAGCTGACGGAAATTACTGGTTTTTGCGCCATAAACCGAAGAGTCCAAGCTTCATGGACTTACTCGGCCCCTACCCATGGTACATCTTTTCTTTGGAAAGTTTATTGGTGATTTTAAGTTTAATTGCATGGCTGTGCATGCGAAGCTGGCTAAGAGGTGAGAAAAAAAGCTCTTATTCAGAGTCATGAGTGGATTTATTGATTGTACCTATAAAAGGCTTGCGGAAGAACTCCGCAAGCCTCGAAGAAGCAAATCAGATATCAACTAATTTTTTTTATGAATGCCAGTGTGTTATCGATGATCATTTGCTGGTCGTTATCAAGTGTAGCCACATGATAGCTCTCTTTAAGACGAAGGACCTCTTTTATTTCCGAGCTGATATCATTATAGATTCTTTGCGAGTTATCTGGCGGGACAACATGGTCCTCATCCGAAACGAAAATTAAGGCTGGACAAGAAACTTTTGAGAGATTTTCTTTTACAGCTTTCATAAAAGGCAATATCTCTTTAATGGATTGAACCGGGGTTTTTTCATAGGCAAGCTCTACAACTCCTGGCTTCTTGATGTCGGAACCAATGGCATCCAGGAATCTAGTTCCTTCCAACTGAAGGACCGGCTCCATTGCCGGAATATCAATAGCCGCATTGATCAGGACAATTCCCCTGATTTCAGGGTATTTTTCAGCCATGTATAAAGTCAGCGTTCCTCCCATTGACAGTCCAGTTACAAAAATCTTATCACATCGTTCTTTTAGCCACTGAAACCCTTCTTCTACCGAAGCAATCCAATCCTGATAGGTTGTTTGTTCCATGTCCTCATAATGGGTTCCGTGCCCCTTCAATCGCGGTCCGCAAACAGTATATCCCGCAGCAGCGAATGCCTCGCCAAGCGGCCGCATACTCTGTGTAGAACCAGTGAAACCATGCGATACCAATATACCTACTGAACTCCCTTCAAAATAAAAGGGTTCCGCCCCCTTTAAAACTGGATAATCTTCTGCCATACTCAATCCCTCCAATCTTAATACCATCATTTAAAGGGTTCGACTGGGCCTTTTGAAAACCCTCCCTGCTGCTGAATAAACTTTTATAATATTAAAAAACACAGCGAACATTAATAATTCGCTGTGCTTCTTTGTTATTCCATCCACTCAGTGTGGAAGATTCCTTCTTTATCAATTCGCTGATATGTGTGGGCACCGAAATAATCACGTTGCGCCTGGATCAGGTTGGCAGGCAGTGTTTCCGTCCGGTAGCTGTCGAAATAGGAAAGTGCAGCAGAGAAGCTTGGCACTGGAATTCCATTCATGACCGCAGCTGAGATTATTTCACGTAACGACTGCTGGTAGCTTTCTGCGATTTCCTTGAAATATGGATCGAGCAGTAGGTTTTTCAGAGCTGGATCGCGATCGTATGCTTCTTTGATTTTTTGAAGGAACTGAGCTCTGATAATGCAGCCTCCACGGAAGATCATCGCAATATCGCCGTAATTCAGATCCCAGCCATACTCTTCGGACGCCGCTCTCATTTGGGCAAATCCCTGTGCGTAAGAACAAATTTTGCTCAAATAAAGCGCCTTTCGAATTGATTCAATGAAGGCCTCACGATTGCCATCAAATGATCTAACTTCAGGACCAGAGAGTACTTTGCTTGCTTCCACACGCTCTTGTTTCATTGCCGAGATGAAGCGTGCGAAAACAGATTCAGTGATGATTGGCAGCGGCACCCCTAAATCAAGCGCACTCTGGCTCGTCCATTTCCCAGTGCCTTTTTGGCCAGCGGTATCGAGAATCATATCAACAAGCGGCTTGCCGGTTTCATCATCCTTCTTTGTAAAAATATCAGCCGTAATTTCAATCAGATAGCTATCAAGCTCACCTTTGTTCCATTCTGCAAATACTTCATGCAGCTCGTCAGCATTTAAGCCAAGTACATGCTTCAACATAAAATAGGATTCAGAGATCAATTGCATGTCTCCGTATTCTATGCCGTTGTGTACCATTTTTACATAATGTCCTGCACCATCCGGACCGATGTAAGTAGTACATGCTTCACCATTGACCTTTGCAGCGATATCCTGGAAGATTGGGGCCACCAGGTCATACGCTTCTTTTTGTCCGCCAGGCATGATGGAAGGTCCGTGAAGTGCCCCTTCCTCCCCGCCAGATACGCCAGTGCCGATGAAGTGAAGACCGAGCTCGCGTAATTCCTGGTTACGACGTTGAGTATCTGCAAAATATGTATTGCCACCGTCAATGATGATATCTCCCTTTTCCAGATGAGGTTTTAATTGTTCGATCGTCGCGTCCGTTGCGGCTCCCGCTTTTACCATCAGGAGGATTTTCCTTGGTTTTTCAAGAGATTGAACAAATTCCTCGATAGAATAAGTTCCGACGACCTTCTTGCCTTTCGTTTCCTCAAGCATTTCATCCGTCTTTTCCCTGGAGCGGTTATATACTGAAACAGAATAGCCTCTGCTCTCGATATTCATGGCGAGGTTCTTTCCCATGACAGCAAGGCCAATGACTCCGATTTGCTGTTTTGACATATGATAACTTCCCTTCATTTTAGAATAGGTTTTTAGACATACACACTAATTTAACAATGATAACAAACTGATGCAAACAATCTGGTTTGTCCCTCTTTATTTTGACTTAACCTTGTTATGCTAAACGTCATTAAAAATCTTTTTTCTCTCTTTTACGCCCCTGGAGGAAATCTTTATTGAAGCTCGTCCCAGCCCCCGGATTCTCGCTGGTTCGGGGCTTTTTCACCTGTGAACCTGCACTTTCAATGATGCTCTTGCCGTATTTCTCACGCAGCTGGCTCATCGTATTGATCAGCGGCTCCTTTTTCGCATCCAGCTCATAAGAAAAAAGGTCTAGCTGCTTGACAGCTTTATCTGCTTCAAGCAAGTCGGTTCCAGTAATTCCTAGCAGCCTGATAGGATCTCCATTCCAATGCTTCAAGAAAAGCGCTTTGGCGGCTGTGGCTATTTCGTCCTGCTTCGATACAGGGTTCTGCAGCTTCTGGCTCCTGGTGATCGTCTTCCTGTCCTTAAAGCGGATCGTCACACTAATGCTAGTCGCGACAGCTTCCTTCCTTTTCATCCTTGCCGCTACTTGCTCTGACAGCACATCAAGAACTTTCAGGAGCTCATGCTGATTCGAAATATCACGCGGCAGTGTAGTCGAGTTGCCTATGCTCTTGAAATCATAGACAGAGTCGGGATCCACCCGGCGGTTATCCTGTCCATTTGCTCTTTCTTTCAATCTTAATCCATTGATGCCCAGGAGTCCTTTCAGCTGGATTTCATTTGCTGCCGCCAATCCGCCTATTGTATGGATTCCAATACTTTTTAGTTTGTCCGCTGTTTTTGTTCCTACTCCATGCATTTCACCGACCTCAAGCGGCCAGAGGATCCGTGGGATTTCTCGCTTTCTTAAAACGGTGATTCCCATTGGCTTCTTCATATCGGAAGCCGTTTTCGCCAGGAATTTGTTTGGAGCCACCCCGATACTGCAGGGCAAGTCTAGCTGCTCATAAATTCTTTTTTGGATGCTTCCTGCGATTTCAAGCGGCGCCCCCAGTTCTGAGCAATCCGTTATATCCATATATCCTTCATCAATGGAAACAGGTTCTACAACCTCTGTGTATTGGCGCAAAATATCGAACATTGCAGCTGATGCTGTACGGTATCTATCAAAGTTCGGTTTCTTTATGATTAATTCGGGGCAAAGCTTTTTGGCTTCCCATAAAGGCATTGTCGTCTTGACGCCGAATTTCCTCGCTTCATAACTGCACGTGACAATAATACCGCGTCTTTCTTCTGGATTGCCGGCAATCGCGAGTGGCTTACCCTTCAATTCAGGATCGTAAGCCATTTCAACTGAGGCATAGAAGCTATTCATATCAACATGCAAAATGACTTTGCCGTTCTTTGGATACATTTCTTTCATGATCCCACTTCCCAAATATACGTTCCCTTCTAGTGTATCAAAAAAACTCATTCATTACTTATATCGGGCTTGAATTTAGGTTAAGGTGCAGTTTTGAACATTATGTGAAGAAAAGGCTTTAAACGTTTAATATTTTTATACAGAAACCGATAAATAACCATGAGGATATAGAAAAGATGGGGGAATTTTTATGCAGCATTGGTCTATTGGCAGAAAGTATGCAAGCGTTTTCGCATTCATTATGTTTATCTTTTTAGGCAGCTTCATTTATGTAACGACTGTTTTATCAAACCTTCAGAATGCAATCGACCTTGCCGAAGAAAAAAGTGATTATGCAATCATGATCAGTGAAATGGGGGCCACATTTCGCCAGAAGTATATCATTATCACAGACTACATAACCGAACCGAAACCAGAGCTTCTTACACTGTACAAAAAAGAAACTGATCAATTTAACAGCTCTGCTGACAAGCTGAAAAACAACGTAAAAACAGAGGAAGCCAAAAGCTTGTTCAATGCAATTGTCCAAACAGATAAGCATATGGACAAAATCTGGGAAGATGAAATTTTAAGGACTGTTGAAAATTTCAAGACTAACGGCGAACAGGTTGATATTTTCACCCAAATCAGTCTGGCCAACAAGGCTGAAACGATTCGCGATATGAACATCGATAAGCTTAATGAACTCAGGACATCGATTCTTGATGAACGTACAAGGATCATGAAGGAAACTCATTCTACGATTGCCTCGATGATACGGAATACGTTCATTATTATCATATTAGCCTTTATCCTCTCTTCAGTAGCCATGTACTTTGTCTCTCGCAATATCAGCAAGAATCTCAAAAAAGTGGTAGCTTACTGTAAGAGACTCGCTAATGGTGAATTGAATGTCAAAGCATTGGAAGCGAAGAGTAAGGACGAAGTTGGGCAGATCATCCTCGCCATGAACCAATTATCCGGGAACTTGAAAACTTCGATTTCCAGTATCCTGGCATCATCGGACCTGGTAAATGATATGTCTAGGAACCTAAAACTTAATGCGGAAGCCACGACTGAAGCCAATAATGAAATTACTGCATCCATCATGCAGGTGGCATCTTCATCTGACGAACAAGTGAAAATTTCTGAACGTACAAATGAAGCGGTCGAAGATGTATCTTCCCAATTAATTGAAGTCACCGGGTCGCTAAAAGAGACCCTTTATACAACCTCTAGCACGAAGGATAAAATCGAGGAAGGCAAACTATATGCATTTAGTGTCACAGAACAAATGGACCAGATCAATGGAAAAGTGTCAGAATTAGCGAGTGTGATTCATTCACTGAAAAACAATTCTCTGGAAATTCATCGAATCATCGAAATCATCACGGATATTTCAAATCAGACCAATCTGCTGGCATTGAATGCTGCAATTGAAGCAGCAAGAGCCGGGGAGCATGGAAAAGGTTTTGGTGTCGTCGCACAGGAGGTCCGCAAGCTCGCTGAACAATCAGCCGGTGCAGCAGACAGCATCCGTACCATCCTTGAGGAGACTGGAAAAGAAACGAATCAGGCCGTAAACGTCATGGATGAAAGCCAGACGACCGTACAAAAAGGAAATGAACTGGTTGAGAAAGTAGCGAAAATCTTCACTGAAATAGCGCAATCGATTGAGGAAGTCAGCTCGAAGGGAAACACAGTGAGCAGTGCTGTCATGAATGCAAATGAAAAGATGGAATCAATGGCTCAGTCAGCCAATGAAGTGATCACTGCTTCCTCTAGGTCTGCACTATTCTTGGAGCAGGTTGCCGCAACAACCGAAGAACAAAATGCTACAATGCAAGAGCTGTTAGAATCATCCAACAAGCTGTCCAACATGGCCGAGGACTTGAGAAAGTCATTCTCCAGCTTCAAACTATAAAAGGAAACAAGCTGACCCGGATTAGATGGGGTCAGCTTGTTTATTTTGATGCCATTAATTATGTATTTCCTGCTTTTGCTGTTTCATATAGTCTTTGATTTCTTTTATTCCTTCTAGTGAATTGATCAGGGTTTGCGGGTCAATGATCATGATCATCCGTTTATCCAAATTGGCTATTCCCGTAATGAATATCGTATTTTGGTAGGCGATAAGGCCAGGCTGCTTCATATTTACCTCAGGAATCTCAAGGATTTCCTTTGCATCCCTGACGAGGACACCCAATGAGATTTCCGAAGTCTCAAGCACGATCAGTCTCGTCTTGTCATCAGCCCGAATATCCCGATGGTATAGGACCTTTTCAAGATCAATGACCGGAATCAACTCTCCCCGTACCTTCGTGATTCCGGTGACATAATCAGGCATATGCGGAATCGCTGTCATCCCTTCCAATTTTTCAATTGAAATGACATAAAGGATCGGAAAAGCGTATTCTTCATTTCCTGCCTGGAATACAACCGTCTTATTGCTATCAGCCATTTGGAGTACACTTCCTTTAATTAAATTTCTATCTATCACTCTGTTTAATCCTCATATGATTCCAGATTGGAAATCTGGTAGACCATTCCATGTATTATATCGGAGTCTTCAGGGGCATCTTTAGGATTATTGAAGAATGAGTGTATGTAATATACATTTTGACTTCGTGCTCTCTCTGAATTGTCTATTAAAGCATGGTTCCTGGACATTTTGACTTCCTGCTCTCTCCAAAATGTCTATTAAAGCTTGGTTCCTGGACATTTTGACTCCTGGTCTCTCCAAAATGCCTATTAAAGCATGGTTCTTGGACATTTTGACTTCCTGCTCTCTCCAAAATGTCTATTAAAGCATGGTTCCTGGACATTTTGACTTCCTGCTCGCTCCAAAATGGCTATTAAAGCATGATTCTTGGACATTTTAACGTCGTGCTGTCTCCGAAATGTCTATTAAAGCTCGGTTCTTGGACATTTTAACGTCGTGCTGTCTCCGAAATGTCTATTAAAGCTTGGTTCTTGGACATTTTGACTTCTTTCTCTCCCCAAAATGTCTATTATCTTGAACTAGACTCTCTACTTATGAAATTGTCTGCAAAATTCGTATCCCGCAAATTCTTCCCTTAGGCGTATTCATTTAAAAAAGAGGCTGACTCAAAAGGTTGAATAAATTCGACCTGAGAGTCGCCTCTTTTACTTTTTATCCAATTTATGGGTTTGGATTTGATGGATTTATAAGGGAAAGAGGGATATTCCTCCCCTTAGTTACCCTAATTTTTGTTCGCTTTCCTTGTTGGCTGCCCACTTCAAAAGATTGTGTGCAGCGCAAATAAGACCCCAATCCGTGGTATTTTTGGAGAGGCCTCTTAACCCAAATCTTTTAAACCCTCGATTGTGTTTAATCTGCCCAAATACTGGCTCGACATCTATTTTTCTCTGCCTGTATCTTTGGCTTCCTTCTTCCGCAGCCAATCGTTCCCGAACTTCTTTTCGTTGTTGTTGGTTTTTCACTGAGACCTGTACGGTCTTTGTATCTTTGTCTTTGGCACAGGTTGTTTGGAATGGACAGTTCATACAATCGGTACAGCGGTACGTGCGCTTCACGGAATCGTAACCGTTGTCGGACTTTCTTTGACTCTCATACTGGAAAACCAGGCGTTTTCCGTTTGCACAAATCCATTCATCTAGCTCTTCGTCATACTCCATATTTTCAACTCGGCCAATTTGTTCCTTCCATGCCTTTGTCTGTTCCTTGTCAAAAGTATTGTATTTAATGTACGCTTCTATTTCCTGTTCTTCACAATGTGCATAGTTCTCTTCGCTTCCATAACCAGAGTCGGCAATAACGGCCTTTGGCTTCGGGCGGTTATGTTTTTCCAAAAGTTCAAGATGGGGAATCATGCATCCAGGATCTCCAGCCCGTTGATGGAGGCTGAAGTTGGTGATGAACTGATTTTCTGTTCCAATCTGAACATTATATCCAGGCTTTAACTGCCCGTTCATCATGTGGTCCTCTTTCATTCGCATAAAAGTGGCATCGGTATCCGTCTTAGAAAAGCTGTTTCTCTCTCCAAAAGTCTGTTTCTGAAGTTCATACTTCTGCTTTCGAGGTAGAAGGTCTTTTTCCAGTTGGCGCTTTGCCTTCTTTAAAGGTTTGTTTTTTGGATCCTGTTCCAGTCTCTCTTCCAGCTTTTTAATGGTTTCTTCAATTTTTGCAGAAGAGATGGGTGTCTCTTCGAGCTTTTCCTGAAAATCTTGTTCCCTTTCTGCTTCTTCATCTTCTTTGGTGATTTGTTCAATCCCAAAGACAATCTGGCGGAATTTCTCGTCCAACTTTTTATCGTATTTTTCAGTGGACTTCTTCCAAACAAAAGTATACTTGTTGGCGTTTGCCTCCAATTTGGTCCCATCCAGGAAATAGTCTTCTAGCTTCACAAGTCCTTCCTCCCGAAGGAGGTCGACTATGGAAAAGAACGTCTCATAGATGACATCTTTCATGCGTTCGGAACGGAAACGGTTGATGGTACGAAAATCAGGCTTCTGTTCGCCGGAGAGCCACATGAACATAATATTCTCTGTTAGCTGTTTCGCGATTTGTCGAGAGGAATAAATACGGTTGGCATATGCATAAAGAATGACTTTTAACATCATTTGAGGATGGTAAGGCGGCCGTCCTCCACCAGGATAAAGAGAGAGAAAGATATTGGGGTTCATCTGGTCGACGGCAAAATCAATCAATCGAACAAGGTGCTGTTGAGGAATCAAAACTTGAATGTCCATTGGAAGGGTCAATTGGTTTGTGTTATAATTTTTATACAAGAAAATCTCTCCTTTTGTATAGTTGGTTGTGGTGACTTAATTATAACAAAAGAGGTTTTTCTTGTATTTTTTTGCACAAAAAATGAATTTAGAAACCTGAGTTGATTGGAGTGGAAGGCGCGTAGACTCCTGCGGGCGCAGCTGGTCAGGTGAGACCCCGCAAGAGCGAAGCGATGAGGAGGCTCAGCGCCAGCCCCGCGGAAAGCGAAGCGCCTGGAACGGAAATCAACGGACCATTTTTACAAGTAGTCTCAAAAATAAAGAGGGTGCCCAAAAGTTTATACTTTTGGGACACCCTCTTTAAGGTATTACTGTGCTGCTACTTCTTCAATCAATGCGATGACCATTTCGGCAAGCTTGTTGAGCTCTTCGATTGGCATTCTTTCATTCGTTGTGTGGATTTCTTCATATCCTACAGCAAGGTTGACGGTTGGGACGCCAAAGCCGGCAATGACGTTTGCATCGCTTCCGCCGCCGCTGTGGAGCAATTCTGAGCTTCTGCCGATTTTTGCAGCTGCTTTTTTTGCAAGCTCGACGACCAGGTCGCCTTCGCCAAATTTGAAGCCAGGGTACATGACCTGAACATCGACATCTGCCTTGCCGCCCATTTCCTGAGCTGCTGATTCAAATGCTTCTTTCATTTTTGCCACTTGCGCTTCCATTTTTTCCGGAATCAACGAACGCGCTTCTGCAAGAATCTCTACACGATCGCAGACGATGTTTGTCTGTGTTCCGCCCTGGAAGCGGCCGATGTTCGCCGTTGTTTCCTCATCGATACGGCCAAGCGGCATTCTTGAAACTGCCTTGGCTGCGATTGTAATGGCTGAAACACCTTTTTCTGGAGCAACACCTGCATGAGCAGTTTTACCATGGATGACAGCTGCTACCTTTGCCTGCGTAGGTGCTGCAACAATGATGTTCCCTACCTTGCCATCACTGTCGAGGGCGTAGCCATATTTTGCTTTAACCAATGAAGAATCCAATGCCTTTGCACCAACCAAGCCGGATTCTTCTCCAACAGTTATGATGAACTGGATTGTACCATGCGGAATCGATTGTTCCTTTAAGACACGCACTGTTTCAAGCATGACAGCAAGCCCAGTCTTGTCATCAGCACCAAGGATCGTCGTACCATCCGTCACAACATAACCATCTTTAATGGATGGCTTAACGCCATTAGCAGGAATGACCGTATCCATGTGGGAAGTAAAGTAGATTGTATCTACTCCTTCTTTTGTACCTTGTAAAGTACAGATCAGGTTTCCAGCGCCATGGCCAGTTTGTGCAGTAGTATCGTCCTCGAAAACCTCTACGCCGAGGTCCTCGAATTTCTTCTTGAGGACGCGTGCGATTTCAGTTTCATACTTTGTTTCAGAGTCAATTTGGACAAGCTCTAAAAATTCATTCAATAAACGTTCGTGATTAATCATCCTAGCCGACCTCCAATTATGTATATACTACTAGAGTATAACGCTAATTGAATCTCAATACCAAACACAAAATCCTACAGTGGGATGTTGCCGTGTTTTTTGCCTGGCCTGTCTTCCTTCTTCGTCCGGAGCATTTCCAGGGACTGAATCAGTTTGATTCGAGTTTCCCGCGGATCGATGACATCATCGACCATTCCCTGGCTTGCAGCGACATAAGGATTCGCGAATTTCTCACGGTACTCATCGATTTTCTGCTGCCTTATCTGTTCCGGATTATCACTGTTCTGGATTTCCTTCGCAAAAATAATATTGGCAGCACCCTGCGGTCCCATTACGGCGATTTCAGCATTCGGCCACGCAAAAACAAGATCCGCCCCGATCGATTTACTGTTCAGGGCGACATATGCTCCGCCGTACGCTTTTCGTAAAATAACGGTGAGCTTAGGAACTGTTGCTTCTGAATAAGCATAAAGGATTTTCGCGCCATGACGGATAATGCCACCATGCTCCTGCTTGATGCCCGGGAAGAATCCTGTGACATCCTCAAAAGTGATGATTGGGATATTGAAAGAATCACAGAATCTGATGAAGCGGGATGCCTTATCAGAAGAATCGATATCAAGCCCGCCTGCCATCACCTTCGGCTGGTTGCAGACAAGACCGACGACCTCGCCTTTAATTCTTGCAAGCCCAATGACAATATTTTTGGCAAAGTCCTTCTGTATCTCCAGGAATGATTCGGAATCGACTACCTGCTCAATCACTTTGCGCACATCATATGGTCTTATTGCATCGAAAGGAATGGCATCCGTCAAATCTGGCCTGTAGTCATCTTCATCATCTGCCTCTAGCCTCGGCGGCTTTTCTTCATAGCTTTGCGGCAGATAGCTTAACAGCAGCCTTACCTGCTCCAGTGTTTCTTCTTCAGACTGGCCATGGAAATGTGCATTGCCACTGATCGTGTTATGTACAATCGCTCCGCCGAGATCTTCAGCAGAAATTTTCTCCCCGGTAACCGTCTCGATTACTTTGGGACCGGTAATGAACATCTGGCTCGTTTTTTCGACCATGAATACAAAGTCGGTAATGGCTGGCGAGTATACCGCTCCGCCGGCACAAGGACCCATGATCACGGAAATTTGCGGGATTACACCAGAATAGATAGAATTGCGGTAAAAAATATGCCCATAGCCATCGAGTGAAACGACACCCTCCTGGATCCTTGCTCCGCCGGAATCGTTCAGACCCACGAATGGAGCGCCATTTTTAGCAGCCAGATCCATCACATTGGCAATTTTCTTTGCATGCATTTCACCTAAGGCTCCGCCAAACACGGTGAAATCCTGGGAAAACAAGTAAATCGGCCTGCCATTCACCTTACCGTAACCGGTTACAACTCCATCCCCTGGGCCCTTCTGGTTCTCAAGTCCAAAGTCTGTGCTCCGGTGCTGGATGAATGGATTCAACTCCACAAAACTGCCTGGATCGACTAGCAACTCTATTCGTTCCCGAGCAGTCAGCTTCCCTTTTTCATGTTGCTTTTCGATCCGTTCGTCACCGCCGCCCAGTTCGATTTCCCTGCGTTTATCATATAGTTCATTGATTTTCTCATAGATGTCTGGCATTTCTATTCAGCCTCCCCGTTCTTCTCGCAAAGTTCGTATAAAACACTTCCTGTCGATTTTGGATGCATGAATGCGACTAACGCTCCCCCTGCACCTTTCTTAGGAACATCCTGAATCATCCTGATTCCATTTTCCTTCATATCATTGATCCTTTCCTGGATCGACTCTACGCCAAGGGCAACATGGTGGATTCCTTCCCCACGCTTCTCAATAAAACCTGCGATGGCGCTTTCCTCAGATAACGGTTCAAGAAGCTCTAGTTTCGTTTCCCCTGCTTTCAGGAAAGCTACTTTTACTTTCTCGCTTTCCAC
The window above is part of the Mesobacillus jeotgali genome. Proteins encoded here:
- a CDS encoding IS1182 family transposase, with the translated sequence MYKNYNTNQLTLPMDIQVLIPQQHLVRLIDFAVDQMNPNIFLSLYPGGGRPPYHPQMMLKVILYAYANRIYSSRQIAKQLTENIMFMWLSGEQKPDFRTINRFRSERMKDVIYETFFSIVDLLREEGLVKLEDYFLDGTKLEANANKYTFVWKKSTEKYDKKLDEKFRQIVFGIEQITKEDEEAEREQDFQEKLEETPISSAKIEETIKKLEERLEQDPKNKPLKKAKRQLEKDLLPRKQKYELQKQTFGERNSFSKTDTDATFMRMKEDHMMNGQLKPGYNVQIGTENQFITNFSLHQRAGDPGCMIPHLELLEKHNRPKPKAVIADSGYGSEENYAHCEEQEIEAYIKYNTFDKEQTKAWKEQIGRVENMEYDEELDEWICANGKRLVFQYESQRKSDNGYDSVKRTYRCTDCMNCPFQTTCAKDKDTKTVQVSVKNQQQRKEVRERLAAEEGSQRYRQRKIDVEPVFGQIKHNRGFKRFGLRGLSKNTTDWGLICAAHNLLKWAANKESEQKLG
- a CDS encoding tripeptidase T, whose amino-acid sequence is MINHERLLNEFLELVQIDSETKYETEIARVLKKKFEDLGVEVFEDDTTAQTGHGAGNLICTLQGTKEGVDTIYFTSHMDTVIPANGVKPSIKDGYVVTDGTTILGADDKTGLAVMLETVRVLKEQSIPHGTIQFIITVGEESGLVGAKALDSSLVKAKYGYALDSDGKVGNIIVAAPTQAKVAAVIHGKTAHAGVAPEKGVSAITIAAKAVSRMPLGRIDEETTANIGRFQGGTQTNIVCDRVEILAEARSLIPEKMEAQVAKMKEAFESAAQEMGGKADVDVQVMYPGFKFGEGDLVVELAKKAAAKIGRSSELLHSGGGSDANVIAGFGVPTVNLAVGYEEIHTTNERMPIEELNKLAEMVIALIEEVAAQ
- a CDS encoding acyl-CoA carboxylase subunit beta, with the protein product MPDIYEKINELYDKRREIELGGGDERIEKQHEKGKLTARERIELLVDPGSFVELNPFIQHRSTDFGLENQKGPGDGVVTGYGKVNGRPIYLFSQDFTVFGGALGEMHAKKIANVMDLAAKNGAPFVGLNDSGGARIQEGVVSLDGYGHIFYRNSIYSGVIPQISVIMGPCAGGAVYSPAITDFVFMVEKTSQMFITGPKVIETVTGEKISAEDLGGAIVHNTISGNAHFHGQSEEETLEQVRLLLSYLPQSYEEKPPRLEADDEDDYRPDLTDAIPFDAIRPYDVRKVIEQVVDSESFLEIQKDFAKNIVIGLARIKGEVVGLVCNQPKVMAGGLDIDSSDKASRFIRFCDSFNIPIITFEDVTGFFPGIKQEHGGIIRHGAKILYAYSEATVPKLTVILRKAYGGAYVALNSKSIGADLVFAWPNAEIAVMGPQGAANIIFAKEIQNSDNPEQIRQQKIDEYREKFANPYVAASQGMVDDVIDPRETRIKLIQSLEMLRTKKEDRPGKKHGNIPL
- the mce gene encoding methylmalonyl-CoA epimerase, which produces MIKKVDHIGIAVKSIEHALPFYTDVLKLPLLGIEEVESEKVKVAFLKAGETKLELLEPLSEESAIAGFIEKRGEGIHHVALGVESIQERINDMKENGIRMIQDVPKKGAGGALVAFMHPKSTGSVLYELCEKNGEAE